A region from the Paenibacillus humicola genome encodes:
- a CDS encoding ABC transporter permease, which produces MTASLLWKRIWRHRLFYLFLLPGIVWFFIFSYVPLFGIQVAFRDFRFTGGFTGSPWAGLKYFRQFFDYYLAGDLIRNTLIISAMKLIVGFTMPIVLAILLNEVRSLKFKKTVQTLSYLPYFVSWVVVVTLMQRLLTPYGGPVNDFLVASGAVKDPIQFLNNTTWFYQIIVGSDVWKNIGWNSIIYMAAIAGIDQQLYEAAKIDGAGRFRQIWHVTLPGIRGISVILFILATGSLMSAGFEQLLLLNGPATAAIGSVLDVHVINSGISEGRLSYAAAVGLFQSVIALILILTVNRIARKVSDVSLF; this is translated from the coding sequence GTGACGGCATCCCTGCTGTGGAAACGCATTTGGCGGCACAGGCTGTTTTACCTGTTTCTGCTGCCCGGCATTGTCTGGTTTTTTATCTTCTCCTACGTGCCGCTCTTCGGCATCCAGGTCGCATTCCGCGATTTCCGGTTTACGGGCGGCTTTACCGGCAGCCCGTGGGCGGGACTGAAATATTTTCGCCAATTCTTCGATTATTATTTGGCCGGCGACCTGATCCGGAACACGCTGATCATCAGCGCGATGAAGCTTATCGTCGGTTTTACGATGCCGATCGTGCTTGCGATCCTATTGAACGAAGTTCGCAGCCTTAAATTCAAGAAAACGGTGCAAACGCTTTCATATCTGCCGTATTTCGTCTCCTGGGTCGTGGTCGTTACGCTGATGCAGCGCCTGCTCACCCCGTACGGCGGGCCGGTCAACGATTTTCTGGTCGCTTCCGGGGCGGTCAAAGACCCGATCCAGTTTCTGAACAATACGACCTGGTTTTATCAGATTATCGTCGGTTCGGACGTATGGAAAAACATCGGCTGGAACTCGATCATCTACATGGCGGCCATCGCCGGCATCGACCAGCAGCTGTACGAGGCGGCGAAAATCGACGGGGCGGGACGGTTCCGCCAAATCTGGCACGTGACACTGCCCGGCATACGCGGCATTTCCGTCATTCTGTTCATTCTCGCCACCGGCAGCCTGATGAGCGCGGGCTTTGAGCAGCTCCTGCTGCTGAACGGACCGGCGACGGCGGCGATCGGCAGCGTGCTCGACGTCCACGTCATTAATTCCGGCATCAGCGAAGGACGTCTCAGCTACGCGGCCGCCGTCGGATTGTTCCAGAGCGTCATTGCGCTGATTCTCATTTTGACGGTCAACCGGATTGCCCGCAAGGTGAGCGACGTGTCCCTTTTCTAA
- a CDS encoding GntR family transcriptional regulator has product MNTTDRVPLYQKVQEYIRELIDTEGLKEGDRIPTEKELMERFNVSKITVVNALSGLANEKIITRVPGRGSFVSGREAEEPAEAPAPQAQPSASASEARSGESGARTGIIGLVMPSIYDYFAIRLLEGVRKTLEAKGYRSVILLSGGVLEKEKEAIKTLKDIGAEGLLVFPVDEEQYNEEILAMKFSGFPFVLMDRYLPGVETNYIASDGRLGTSLAVDHLWELGHREIAICSDSPLQTVTVQERIEGYMNALKNKEALINPAHIITDFSVDSLKDAESHPLYRYIKNRMATAYITLNGRLGVQIYQMARQAGLSVPEDLSIVSFDDPTSIVEEFSIFTHIKQFEYEMGCRAAENLLDVIRQGGGRGIKYVKTLIEPELVVRQTSGPPRA; this is encoded by the coding sequence ATGAACACGACAGACCGGGTACCGCTTTACCAGAAGGTTCAGGAATATATCCGCGAGCTGATCGATACCGAAGGGCTGAAGGAAGGCGACCGCATCCCGACGGAGAAAGAATTGATGGAACGGTTTAACGTCAGCAAAATTACCGTCGTCAACGCCTTGTCGGGTCTCGCCAACGAGAAAATCATTACAAGGGTGCCGGGGCGCGGCAGCTTCGTGAGCGGCCGGGAGGCGGAGGAGCCGGCCGAAGCGCCGGCGCCGCAGGCCCAACCGTCCGCATCGGCGTCCGAAGCGCGGAGCGGGGAAAGCGGCGCCCGCACGGGCATTATCGGTCTCGTCATGCCTTCGATCTACGATTATTTCGCCATCCGGCTGCTTGAAGGAGTCCGCAAGACGCTGGAGGCAAAAGGCTATCGGAGCGTCATTCTGCTCTCCGGCGGCGTGCTGGAGAAGGAGAAGGAAGCGATCAAAACGCTGAAGGACATCGGGGCGGAGGGGCTGCTTGTTTTCCCGGTCGACGAGGAGCAGTATAACGAGGAAATTCTTGCGATGAAGTTCTCGGGCTTCCCGTTCGTCCTGATGGACCGTTATTTGCCGGGCGTGGAGACGAACTACATCGCCTCCGACGGCCGGCTCGGCACCAGTCTTGCGGTCGACCACCTGTGGGAGCTGGGGCACCGGGAAATCGCCATCTGTTCCGATTCGCCGCTGCAGACCGTTACGGTTCAGGAGCGGATCGAGGGCTACATGAACGCGCTGAAGAACAAAGAGGCGCTCATCAATCCGGCCCACATCATCACCGACTTCAGCGTGGACAGCCTGAAGGATGCCGAATCCCATCCGCTGTACCGGTATATCAAGAACCGGATGGCGACGGCGTACATTACGCTGAACGGACGGCTCGGCGTGCAAATTTATCAAATGGCGCGTCAGGCGGGCCTCAGCGTACCCGAAGACTTGTCCATCGTTAGCTTCGACGATCCGACCTCGATCGTGGAGGAATTCAGCATTTTTACGCATATCAAGCAGTTCGAATACGAGATGGGCTGCCGCGCGGCCGAGAATCTGCTGGACGTGATCCGGCAGGGCGGCGGCAGGGGTATCAAGTATGTCAAGACGCTGATCGAGCCCGAGCTTGTCGTCCGCCAGACGTCCGGCCCTCCCCGGGCGTAG
- a CDS encoding alpha-mannosidase gives MPYETIRPEQLKAVQNRLQASIYEPVAQLAVTAWVTPEPVPYAERMSGRRVELAPGDKWGELWDCAWFHFSGAVPERAKGGKVVLLIDVNGELCLVDDDGTPVQGLTNINSEFDYSLGLPGKRVVHVSESSTGAERIDLWGDAGCNDLFGRFRSGTLKEALVAVCREEVRQLYYDWEVLLETAERLPAGTARKERIFRTLYEASLLLTAITDERVAKAREMLGGQLALRGGDPVLTISAVGHAHIDLAWLWPIRETIRKGARTFSTALRMMERYPDYVFGASQPQLYDWMKSRYPKLYGRIKERVKEGRWEPQGAMWVESDTNVPGGESLVRQILYGKRFFQAEFGQDMKTLWMPDVFGYTASLPQILKKSGVDYMMTQKLSWSVYNRHPHHTFMWEGIDGSKVLTHMPPEDTYNSPAAPRSIVKAEQDYLDKGVSDRCLMLFGIGDGGGGPGEEHLERLARERNLLGLSPVVQEPSARFFERLAEGADRYRTWSGELYLEKHQGTLTSQARNKRYNRKLEKALRELEFAAVLAELAGGRPYPAEALEDMWKEVLLYQFHDILPGSSIKRVYDESLERYAALLERTGRMITEAYAAAAGRETGTIVFNSLPWEREEWLKLDGRWRRVCVPAMGYTVLDETSGAGADVSENAAPGQASGLAAQEAAEKFETLRVSAGEREAENELLKITFDDKGAIVSILDKEQGREIVPQGKRANNLRVYADDGDAWDFRQDYRETGGMPLRLLNMSEIADGPTAGFVMRYAFGESELVQRVVLTAGSRRIDFETTADWKESGKMLRTSFPADVRADSVVCDIQFGYLKRPTHRNTMWDYAKDEICAHHYVDLSEPDYGVALLNDCKYGHRAEGSELDLNLLRSPSYPDPDADRAGHAFTYSLYPHPGDHVRAEVYKRGCELNVPLRTAGGADSGGLRPDERRAPEALTATAGAAAGERSGTEAPAAAQAAVYETAAAAEGAAAWPAGRSFLLPGHPHVMVEAVKRSEDGGGLVVRLYETAGTRLQTTLAAGFSFAEAWLADLMETKLERLETDGANIPLSFGPFEIKTVRFEAPAL, from the coding sequence ATGCCATACGAAACGATTAGACCCGAGCAACTGAAAGCGGTGCAGAACCGGCTTCAGGCGAGCATTTACGAGCCGGTTGCGCAGCTGGCCGTGACCGCCTGGGTGACGCCGGAGCCGGTGCCCTACGCGGAACGGATGTCCGGACGGCGGGTGGAGCTTGCTCCCGGCGACAAGTGGGGCGAGCTGTGGGACTGCGCCTGGTTTCATTTCAGCGGGGCGGTGCCGGAGCGGGCGAAGGGCGGCAAGGTCGTCCTGCTGATCGATGTAAACGGCGAGCTGTGCCTGGTCGACGACGATGGAACCCCCGTGCAGGGGCTGACGAATATCAATTCCGAATTCGATTATTCGCTCGGGCTGCCGGGCAAGCGCGTCGTGCACGTCAGCGAATCGTCGACAGGCGCGGAGCGGATCGACCTGTGGGGCGACGCCGGCTGCAACGATCTGTTCGGCCGGTTCCGCAGCGGCACGCTGAAGGAGGCGCTCGTCGCCGTCTGCCGGGAGGAGGTCCGGCAGCTGTATTACGACTGGGAGGTGCTGCTGGAGACGGCGGAGCGGCTGCCGGCGGGCACGGCGCGGAAGGAGCGCATTTTCCGCACGCTTTATGAAGCGTCGCTGCTGCTTACGGCCATTACCGACGAGCGCGTCGCGAAAGCCCGCGAAATGCTGGGCGGACAGCTGGCCCTTCGAGGCGGCGACCCGGTGCTGACGATCAGCGCCGTCGGTCATGCGCATATCGACCTGGCGTGGCTGTGGCCGATTCGCGAGACGATCCGCAAGGGAGCGCGGACGTTCTCGACGGCGCTGCGCATGATGGAGCGGTATCCCGATTACGTGTTCGGGGCAAGCCAGCCGCAGCTGTACGACTGGATGAAGAGCCGCTATCCGAAGCTGTACGGCCGGATCAAGGAGCGGGTGAAGGAAGGCCGCTGGGAGCCGCAGGGGGCGATGTGGGTAGAGTCCGACACGAACGTGCCCGGCGGGGAATCGCTCGTCCGGCAAATTTTGTACGGCAAGCGGTTTTTCCAAGCGGAGTTCGGGCAGGACATGAAGACGCTCTGGATGCCCGACGTGTTCGGCTATACGGCGAGCCTGCCGCAAATTCTGAAAAAATCCGGCGTCGATTACATGATGACGCAGAAGCTGTCGTGGAGCGTATACAACCGCCATCCCCACCACACGTTCATGTGGGAAGGAATCGACGGCTCGAAGGTGCTGACGCATATGCCCCCCGAGGATACGTACAACAGTCCGGCTGCGCCGCGTTCGATTGTGAAGGCGGAGCAGGATTATTTGGACAAAGGCGTATCCGACCGATGCCTGATGCTGTTCGGCATCGGCGACGGCGGAGGCGGCCCGGGCGAGGAGCACCTGGAACGGCTGGCGCGCGAGCGCAATCTGCTGGGCTTAAGCCCGGTCGTGCAGGAGCCGTCGGCGCGGTTTTTCGAGCGGCTTGCCGAAGGCGCGGACCGCTACCGGACCTGGAGCGGGGAGCTGTATCTCGAGAAGCATCAGGGCACGCTGACGAGCCAGGCCCGGAACAAGCGGTACAACCGCAAGCTGGAGAAGGCGCTGCGGGAGCTCGAATTCGCCGCCGTGCTGGCGGAGCTTGCGGGCGGACGGCCTTATCCGGCCGAAGCGCTGGAGGATATGTGGAAGGAAGTGCTGCTTTACCAGTTCCACGATATTTTGCCGGGCTCGTCGATCAAGCGGGTGTACGACGAGTCGCTGGAGCGTTACGCGGCGCTGCTGGAGCGGACCGGCCGGATGATCACCGAGGCCTATGCAGCGGCGGCCGGCCGGGAGACCGGAACGATCGTGTTCAACTCGCTGCCGTGGGAGCGGGAGGAATGGCTCAAGCTGGACGGGCGCTGGCGGCGCGTGTGCGTGCCGGCGATGGGGTATACCGTGCTGGATGAGACGTCCGGCGCCGGCGCCGATGTGTCTGAGAATGCAGCTCCCGGTCAGGCCTCGGGGCTTGCAGCGCAGGAGGCCGCGGAGAAATTCGAGACGCTGCGCGTGTCGGCAGGCGAGCGCGAGGCCGAGAACGAGCTGCTGAAGATCACGTTCGACGACAAGGGCGCCATCGTATCGATTCTCGACAAGGAGCAGGGGCGCGAAATCGTGCCGCAGGGGAAGCGGGCGAACAATTTGCGCGTTTACGCCGACGACGGCGACGCCTGGGATTTCCGTCAGGATTACCGGGAGACCGGCGGCATGCCGCTGCGGCTGCTGAACATGAGCGAAATCGCGGACGGACCGACGGCCGGTTTCGTCATGCGCTACGCTTTCGGCGAGTCCGAGCTTGTGCAGCGCGTCGTTCTGACCGCAGGCAGCCGCAGGATCGATTTCGAGACGACGGCGGACTGGAAGGAATCGGGCAAAATGCTCCGCACGTCGTTCCCGGCGGACGTCCGCGCGGACAGCGTCGTCTGCGACATTCAATTCGGGTACCTGAAACGGCCGACGCACCGCAATACGATGTGGGATTACGCAAAGGACGAAATCTGCGCGCATCATTATGTCGATCTGTCCGAGCCGGATTACGGGGTGGCGCTGCTGAACGACTGCAAGTACGGGCATCGCGCCGAAGGAAGCGAGCTCGACCTGAACCTGCTGCGCAGCCCGTCCTACCCCGATCCGGACGCGGACCGCGCCGGGCATGCGTTTACGTACTCGCTATATCCGCATCCGGGAGATCACGTCCGGGCCGAGGTGTATAAGCGCGGCTGCGAGCTTAACGTGCCGCTGCGGACGGCGGGCGGCGCGGATTCGGGCGGCTTGCGGCCGGATGAGCGGCGCGCGCCCGAAGCGCTGACCGCGACAGCCGGGGCGGCGGCAGGCGAGCGCAGCGGTACCGAGGCGCCGGCCGCAGCGCAAGCGGCCGTATACGAGACGGCCGCGGCTGCCGAAGGCGCGGCCGCATGGCCGGCCGGCCGGTCCTTCCTGCTGCCGGGTCATCCGCACGTGATGGTTGAGGCGGTGAAGCGGTCCGAGGACGGCGGCGGCCTCGTCGTCCGGCTGTACGAAACGGCCGGTACGCGGCTGCAGACGACGCTGGCGGCAGGCTTCTCTTTCGCGGAGGCATGGCTGGCCGACTTGATGGAGACGAAGCTCGAGCGGCTGGAGACGGACGGGGCGAACATTCCGCTGTCGTTCGGACCGTTCGAGATCAAGACGGTCCGCTTCGAGGCTCCCGCATTGTAA
- a CDS encoding carbohydrate ABC transporter permease, whose translation MASRKLPLFELLNYTLLTLFALTMIYPFIYILVYSLNDGKDSMLGALYFFPRKFTMDNYAQVFENHRIWQAYKITIMRTLLGTFLHVSLCTMMAYALSKKSLPGRTFFAYYIFLPTIFSAGFIPFFITLQKLHLINTFWVYVIPLLFSFFHIVIIRTFLQGIPEELEESARIDGYGDFQIFLKIILPLSGPVLATISLFIGVTHWNDWFSGAYYVSDKNLIPVQTLLQQMLTEAEALSSSLQRASQEGGQTVNVNLAGSTPESLRMALLVITVFPILCVYPFLQRYFVKGTMLGSVKG comes from the coding sequence ATGGCGAGCAGGAAGCTCCCTTTGTTCGAGCTGCTGAATTATACGCTTTTGACGCTGTTCGCATTAACGATGATTTATCCGTTCATTTATATTCTCGTCTATTCGCTGAACGACGGGAAGGACTCGATGCTCGGGGCGCTGTATTTCTTCCCCCGCAAGTTTACGATGGACAATTACGCGCAGGTGTTCGAGAACCATCGGATCTGGCAGGCTTATAAAATCACGATCATGCGGACGCTGCTGGGCACGTTCCTGCATGTGTCGCTCTGCACGATGATGGCGTACGCGCTGTCGAAGAAGTCGCTTCCGGGGCGCACGTTTTTCGCTTATTACATTTTTCTGCCGACCATCTTCAGCGCGGGCTTTATTCCGTTTTTCATTACGCTGCAAAAGCTGCATCTGATCAACACCTTCTGGGTATATGTCATTCCGCTGCTGTTCAGTTTTTTTCATATCGTCATCATTCGCACGTTTCTGCAGGGGATCCCGGAGGAGCTGGAGGAATCGGCGCGCATCGACGGCTACGGCGATTTTCAAATTTTCCTGAAAATCATTCTTCCGCTGTCGGGGCCGGTGCTGGCGACCATCTCGCTGTTTATCGGCGTCACCCATTGGAACGACTGGTTTTCCGGCGCTTATTACGTATCCGACAAAAATCTGATTCCCGTCCAGACGCTGCTCCAGCAAATGCTGACTGAAGCGGAAGCGCTTTCTTCTTCCTTGCAGCGGGCGTCCCAGGAGGGCGGACAGACGGTCAACGTCAACCTCGCCGGCTCGACGCCGGAATCGCTGCGGATGGCGCTGCTTGTCATTACCGTGTTTCCGATTTTGTGCGTTTATCCGTTCCTGCAGCGGTATTTCGTGAAGGGCACGATGCTCGGCTCGGTGAAAGGCTGA